One segment of Pan paniscus chromosome 20, NHGRI_mPanPan1-v2.0_pri, whole genome shotgun sequence DNA contains the following:
- the LOC117977082 gene encoding probable ribosome biogenesis protein RLP24, translating into MRIEKCYFCLGPIYPGHGIMFFCNNCKVFRFCKSKCHKNFKKKCNPHKVRWTKAFQKATSKELTVDNSFEFEKHRNEPIKYQQELWNKTIDAMKRVEEIKQKWQAKFIMNGLKKNKELQKVQDIKEVKQNIHLILAPFAGKEKQLEEKMV; encoded by the coding sequence ATGCGTATCGAGAAGTGTTATTTCTGTTTGGGGCCCATCTACCCTGGCCATGGCATTATGTTCTTCTGCAACAATTGCAAGGTGTTCAGATTTTGTAAATCTAAATgtcataaaaactttaaaaagaagtgCAATCCTCACAAGGTTAGGTGGACGAAAGCATTCCAGAAAGCAACTAGTAAAGAGCTTACAGTGGACAATTCATTTGAATTTGAAAAACATAGAAATGAACCTATCAAATATCAGCAAGAGCTATGGAATAAAACTATTGATGCAATGAAGAGAGTTGAAGAGATCAAACAGAAATGGCAAGCTAAATTTATAATGAACggattgaagaaaaataaagagctaCAGAAAGTTCAGGATATCAAAGAAGTCAAGCAAAACATCCATCTTATCCTAGCCCCTTTTGCAGGCAAAGAGAAGCAGTTGGAAGAGAAAATGGTATAG